In Deinococcus misasensis DSM 22328, the genomic stretch TTCTTTTTGAGGGTCAATGAAAGGTCCAGAACCCAGTTGCGGCAAAACCCCGAGGGTGAGGTTTTCGCGCACGCTGCGGGTGGGCAAGATGCCCTGTCTTTTGCGGTCTTCGGTGAGCAGTCCCAGTCCGAGTTGCACGGCTTGACGGGTGCTCTGGAGGGTGTGGGGGACCCCGTCCACCCAGATCTGGTGGGTGCTGGGGTCGGCCCCGAAAATGGCCCTGAGGAGTTCGGTGCGTCCAGAGCCCATCAGTCCGCCAATGCCCAGCACTTCTCCTGCGTGCACAGTGAGGCTGGCTTCTTTCACTTTGTGGTCCTGGCGGGTGAGGCCCTGCACTTTCAGGCGCTCGGGGCCTTTGGTGGGTGGGGTTCTGGGGTACTGCTCGTCGATGTTGCGTCCGACCATCAGGCGGATCACTTCTTGAGGGTGGGTGTCTGCCACCCAGAGGGTCTGGATGGATTGTCCGTCCCGCAGGATGCTGACCCGGTCTGCCATTTCAAAGATTTCTTCGAGGTGGTGGGAGATGAACACGATGGTGATGCCCTGAAGTTTGAGCTGCTCCACCACCCGGAACAGTTCACGGGTTTCGTTCAGGGAGAGGGCCGCGGTGGGTTCATCCATGATCACCACCCTCGCCTGATGGTGCAGGGCCTTGGCGATTTCCACCATTTGCTGCTCACCCACCCCGAGGGTGTGGATGTTTCTTCGGGGGTCCACCATGAGGCCGACCCGTGCCAGCAGTTCTGTGGCTTTGTGGTGCATGGTTTTCCAGTCCAGCACCCCATGGCGGGTGGGTTCGAACCCCAGGAAGATGTTTTCACTGATGCTGAGGTGGGGAATCAGGTTGAATTCCTGATAGATGGTGATGATGCCGTTTCGCTGGGCATCTCTGGGGGTATGCAGGGTGGTTTTCTGGCCGTCGATCCGGATTTCTCCCTGATCGGGAGGGTACACCCCCGAGAGGATTTTCATGAGGGTGCTTTTGCCTGCACCGTTTTCACCTGCAATGGCATGCATTTCACCGGTTTTGAGGGTCAGGTCAACGTGGCGCAGGGCCGGCACACCGTGGAAGTGTTTGGCGATGCCTTGCAACTGGATGAGGGGTGGGGGCTGGGGAAGGGCAGTCATGGGACTCCTGTGCGCAATCATTGCGTTATTTTTGAAACTTTCGTTATTTTCATTTATCCGCCTGTAGGGAAGGTTTGTCAATTGGGTCTTCTGGTGGTTCAAGAGGCCCTTTGGAGGCAAAGCTTCCTTTTTGGCGGGCAAGATGACATCATTTTGCTTTTGTGGATCAGGTGCAGAAAAACATGTTTTCAGAAGTTGAAAAGTATTTCATTTTCTCGAAAATGGTTTCAGGAATTGATGTGTTTTTCAAAGCACTTGCGGTTGACAACACCGAAAGCATCCATTACATTGATGGCGAAGTTGTGAAAATTTCGAAAGTTCGCTGGTGGCCCTGTGCTTCTCACTGTGCCTGCCACCGGTGAGGCTTTCCGGCGCCGTCACTTCACCTGAAAACTTTTTCCCTTCAACCCCAGCACAGGGCTCTTTTGGCCCTGCGCCTGAAATCCTGCTGCCCTGAAAGGAGAAACCCCGTTCATCCCCCTCTGGCTTCAAGTTTCCAAGCCCCCTTTTGACCGTTTCTTGTTGAGGTTTCCATGAAAAAACGCAGCGTTTTGCTGGTGGCCGCCACCAGTGCCACCCTGATCGCCTATGCCCAGAGCACCAGAACCATTGCCGTGCTGGTTCCTGCTTTCACCAGCCCCTTTCACGTGGCCATCCGCGATGGGGCCAGCGACTTCGCCAAAGGCCTCGGGTGGAACGTCGAAACCCCCGCCCCCGTCAAAGAAGGGGACTTCGCCGAACAGGCCAACACCCTTGAGCAGTTGATCCAGAAGAAAGTCTCTGCGATCTCCGTGAACCCCATCAACCCTGCAGCCCTCACCGGATCCATCAAGAAAGCCAACACAGCAGGCATTCCGGTGTTCGTGCACAACGGCCTCACCCCTCTGGAAGACAAAAACGCCAAAGTGGTGGAGTACGTGGGGTACAACCAGTGGAAAGGCGGCGTGCAGGCCGGCGAATACGCCGCCAAACTCCTGAATGGCAAAGGCAAAGTGTTCATTCTGGACGGCATTCCCGGCTTCCACAGCAACCGCCGTGCAGGAGGATTCAAAGCTGCTCTGGCCAAATACCCCGGCATCACCGTGGTCGGGGAAACCCCTGCCGACTGGGAACGCGAAAAAGCCGTGAACGTGGCCACCGCAGCCCTGCAGAAAGACCCGGACATCAAGTTGTTTTACGGGGTCTCCGACGAGATGGCCATCGGTGCAGGCATCGCAGCCCGCCGCCTTGGCAAAGACGTGTTCACCATTGGCATTGATGGCAACGACGTGACCCTGGATTTGATTGCCAAAGGTGAAGTCACCGCCACCCTCGGGGTGTATCCCCGCAAGATGGGAGAAGTGGTGGTCTCCCAGATGCAAAAAGTGCTCTCCGGCCAGAAAGTTCCCCAGTACCTGGAAACCCCTTCCATCATCGTGAACAAAACCAATCTGGCGCAGTACCGGGCCGGGAAAACCTGGAAGGCCCCCCGCGCCGGGAAAGCCGAGGTGGACAACGGCAAGCCCTGAGTCCATTTGAAGTCCCACCTTGCGTTTCGGTGCGTCCCGACTGCGGTCGGGGCGTTTCATTGGAGAAAAATGTAAGCGTTTACATTTTGAGGCTTTTGGAGAAGGACCTTCATTCAAATGCCCTTCTCTCATGAGGTCAGGTTTGCAGAGGGGTGGTTTCCACCATGCGGACCAACCCCGAGGACCCCCTCGCTTCCAGATGCCCTGAAATCAGGGGGATCGGGACCAGAGCACTGCCATGCAGCAACCGGATCATTTGGTCCACTGCGGCCTGTGCCAGATCCCGCACCGGGAAATGCACCGTGGTGAGGGTCGGTTCACAAAACTGCGAGACCATGAAATTGCCCACCCCCACCACCGAAACATCCTCTGGGACCCTGAGCCCTCTGTTGCGGATGGCACGCATGGCCCCCACAGCCATCCAGTCGTTGTACGCAAAAATGGCCGTGAAGTGTGTGGTGCCGAGCAAACGCTGGGTGAGGATTTCTCCTTGTTGCACGTCAAACGTCCGGGCGTTGCCTGCAAAGACCAGAGCCGGGTCCACCCCCAGCCCCGCTTGCTGCAGGGCCTTGATGTAACCGGTGTACCGCCCGAGGGTGTGGTCGCTGCTCATTGGTCCGGTGATGTGGGCTATGCGGGTGTGACCCCGTTCCAGCAGGTGCTCGGTGGCCAGTGTCCCGGCTTTCTCATGGTTGAAGTTGAGGCTTTTGTCATTCCACTCGGGCAGGTGGCGGTGCAGCAGCAGGGTGGGCAAATGGGTGGGCATCTGGCACAGCAGGCTTTCATCGCTGAGGGCCCTCGGGAACACCACGCACCCCCCCAGAGACTGGTGCTGGAAGGTCTGGAGGGCTTCGGTTTCCAGTTGAGGGTCATCGTTGCCCACCAGGCAGATCATCTGGTGGCCCATTTCATGCAGCCTGCGTTGCAGGTGGTGCGCAAGGGTGGCACAGGCTTCTTCTTGCAGGCTGGGCAAGAGCACACCGATGGTGCTTTTGTTGTGCTGAGCGTTTTTCTGGGCGCTCAGGTAAGGGAGGCGGTACCCCAGTTGCAGCATGGCCTGATGCACCCTTTCCACTTTGGCAGCTTGCACCTGTGCGGTGCCGTTGATCACCCGTGAAACAGTGGCCGCAGAGACGCCTGCCACTTTTGCCACGGCTTTGATGGTGGGTTGAGGGGGACTCATGGGGAAGTTTTCCTGTGCAGGTCAATCAGGGACCCTTGGATGGTGCAACTTGGGTGATGCTGGCAGGTTTTCATTTGATCAAATTTTACCAGAATTTTGTATTTTTCTCTGAATTTGATCAAATTTATCTGAATAAACCAGAAGGGTTTTAACCTGAACACTAGATAAATCTCTTTCAGAACAATGTTTTATTGGCAGACTTGACGGAGATCCCTGAAAAGCCTATACTCGCTATGAAACAAGATACAAAAAAGGCAACAATTTCAGAGATCTGATCTCATTTTGCAGAAGTCAGGAGAACCCATGCCCCAATCCCCAACCCTTCCCGGACCCCACATCCTCTACGGAGGGGACTACAACCCCGAACAATGGAGCGAAGACCTCTGGCTGAAAGACATGCAACTGATGCAGCAAGCTGGAGTCAATCTCGTCTCGATTGGCATTTTTGGCTGGAGCAAACTCGAACCTCAGGAAGGTGTGTTTGACTTTCAGTGGCTGGACCTCCTCCTTGACCTGCTGCACCAGCACGGCATTCAGGCGAACCTCGGCACCGCCACGGCTTCTCCCCCGGCATGGATGGCCCACACCTACCCCGAGACCCTCCCGGTGAACGCACAGGGGACCGTCTACGGCTTCGGGTCCAGACAGCAGTACAGTCCGGCCAGCCCCATTTACCGCGAAAAAGCCGCCCGACTGGTGCGTCAACTGGCGGAACGTTACGGCAAACACCCCGCTGTGGTGATGTGGCACATCAACAACGAATACGGCTGTCACATTCAAGAGTGTTTCAGTGAAAGCACCGCTCAGGCCTTCAGAGGCTGGCTGCGACACCGTTACGGCGATCTGCAGACCCTCAATCAGGTGTGGGGCACCGCTTTCTGGAGCCAGACCTACCACCAGTGGGAACACATCCAGCCCCCCCGCATGATGCCTGCTTTCCCCAACCCCACGCAGGTGCTGGACTGGCGCAGGTTCTCCAGCGACATGATTCAGGAATGCATGCAAATGGAAGTGGACCTGCTGCGGGAAATCACCCCCCACCTTCCCGTCAACACCAACTTCCTGGGGATCAGTAGGGCCGTCAACCAGAGGGCTCTGGCCGCCACCGAGGACGTGGTGTCCATCGACATCTACCCTGATCCTGCGCAGCAAAACGCACCCCAAGACACTGCCCTGCAAGCCGACTGGGCCCGCAGCCTGCGGGACGGACAAGGGTGGATCCTGATGGAGCAGGCCCCGAGTCAGGTGCAATGGAGGGCCATCAACCAGCCCAAACGCCCCGGACAGATGCGCCTGCTGAGTTACAGCATGATCGCCCGTGGAGCGCAAGGGGTGATGTTCTTCCAGTGGCGTCAAAGCAAAGCTGGCGCCGAAAAATACCACTCAGGCATGGTGCCCCACACCGGGGTTTCCTCCAGAATCTGGCAGGAAATCCAGAGCCTCGGGCAGGAACTCAAAGCCCTGCCCACCCTCAAGCCCCAGATGAAAGCCAAAGTCGCCATCATCATCGACTGGGACAGCTGGCAGGCCCTTGAGCAGGACTCCCACACCCACAACCACCTGAAACTCCTCGATCAGGTGCAGTGCTACCATCAGGCGCTCTGGAAAGAGAACATCCTCACCGATCTGGTCACCTCCTACCACGACCTGAGCCCGTACCAACTGGTGCTCACCCCCAGTTTGCCGATCCTCAGCGAAACCGCCGCTGCCAACCTCCGGCAGTATGTCAAAGAAGGTGGGCATCTGGTGATGGGGTACTTCAGTGGCATCACCGACCAGAACGACCACATTCACGCCGCCACCCGGCACGGCAGTTACAACCCGTTGATGTGTGACGTGCTGGGCATCCGCATCCGGGAATTCTCGGGTCATGATCCCGAGGAGGCTTTGCTGCTGGACAACGGGCTCCACGCCTCCCACTGGAGCGAAGACGTGGAGTTGCAAGGGGCCACCCCACTTGCCCACTTCACCCATGAACTTTACCCCCACTCTCCAGCCATCACCCGCCACAACCACGGCCTGGGACAGGCTTACCACCTTGCCACCCAGCTGAAGGCTGACAGCATGCACCAGTTCCTGAAAACCGTGCTGAAAACCGCACAGGTGAAAGCCCCCCTTCAGGTGCCAGAGGGCATCGAGGTGGTGCGCTGGGAAGACGGCACCCTGTTCCTCTTGAACCACCACCCCACCCCTCAGACGGTCACCCTGCCTGAACCACACACGGACCTGCTCGGTGGTCCCTCCCACCAGAGTGAACTTTTCCTTGCTGCACGTGGTGTTGCCATCTTGCAGCCCCAACCCGTCACCGTTGCCCCCTAAGCCCTCAAGAGGAGCCCCCTCCTCGGGAAAATCAGGAAAGAAGGAACCGAAATGAAAAACCCCTTGATGCTCAGCCTGGCCCTCGTTGCTGGTGGTGCCTTTGCCGCCCCCAAAGGTGAAATCACCGTGTGGAGTTGGGACGTGGCCGCCAAAGCCCTCGAAGCCACCATCCCCAGCTTCAACAAGAAGTACCCTGACGTCAAAGTCAAAGTGGTGGACCTGGGCAACCAGAACGTTTATGACCGTGGCCTCGCAGGATGCGCCGCTGGCGGAGCTGACCTCCCTGACGTCTACAGCGTGGAAAACGGTGAAGCCGAAGTGTTCTGGGCCCGCTTCCCCAACTGCTTTATCGACCTCACCACTCTGGGCGCAGGGAAATACCTGAAGAGTTTCCCTGCCTTCAAATGGACTGAACTGTCCGTCGGCAACAAGCGTTACGCCATGCCCTGGGATTCCGGCCCTGTGGTGATGTTCTACCGCCGTGACCTCTACAAAGAGGCCGGGGTCAGCGTTTCTGCCATCAAAACCTGGGACGACTTCATCAAAGCCGGACAGAAAGTGAACGCCAAGTTTGGCGGCAAAGTCAAAATGGGCGTGATTGGCAACGGCAGCGACGACGAGTGGTTCCGCATGCTGGCCAACCAGAATGGCTGCTTCTACTTTGACAATGAAGCCTCTGAAGTGACCATCAACCAGCAAGGCTGTGTGGATGCCCTCAACACCATCAAAAAGCTGCTGGACGCCAAACTCCTCACGGTGGGCGACTGGGGCGGCCAGATCACCGCATTCAAGAAAGGCGACATTGCCACCTCGATGTTCGGCGCATGGTACGAAGGGACCATCCGCAGCAACGCTCCAGAGCTGAGCGGCAAGTGGGGCGTGTACCCCATGCCCGCAGCGAAAAAAGGTGGCGTGCGTGCAGCCAACCTCGGGGGTTCCGCTCTGGCCCTGCCTGCCAGCAGCAAGAACAAAGAAGCCGCTTACGCCTTCATTGAGCATGCTCTGGCCACCAACGAAGGTCAAATCGCCATGCTCAAGCAGTATGGTCTGGTGCCCTCCCTGCTCAGTGCCGCCAAAGACCCTTACGTTGCACAAGGCCAGAAGTACTGGGGCAACCAGAAAGTCTGGAAGACCATTCTCGACACCCTCGGTGACGTGCCTGCTGCCCGTGGCACCCAGTTCTTCCAGGAGGCCCGTCAGGTGATGGTGGTCACCCAGGCCGACTTCATCTCTGGCAAGTACAAAACCGCCAAGGAAGCTCTGGATGCTGCTGCCAAGCAGATCAGCGGCATCACCGGACTCCCCATCGCCAAGTAAAGCCCATTTCCATTCACTTCTTTCAGGGTGCCTGCTGCATTTTTGCGGATGCAGCGGGTGCCTCACACCCCGAGCGGCTGTTTCAAGGAGGGCAAACGCATGCTTCGCC encodes the following:
- a CDS encoding sugar ABC transporter ATP-binding protein codes for the protein MTALPQPPPLIQLQGIAKHFHGVPALRHVDLTLKTGEMHAIAGENGAGKSTLMKILSGVYPPDQGEIRIDGQKTTLHTPRDAQRNGIITIYQEFNLIPHLSISENIFLGFEPTRHGVLDWKTMHHKATELLARVGLMVDPRRNIHTLGVGEQQMVEIAKALHHQARVVIMDEPTAALSLNETRELFRVVEQLKLQGITIVFISHHLEEIFEMADRVSILRDGQSIQTLWVADTHPQEVIRLMVGRNIDEQYPRTPPTKGPERLKVQGLTRQDHKVKEASLTVHAGEVLGIGGLMGSGRTELLRAIFGADPSTHQIWVDGVPHTLQSTRQAVQLGLGLLTEDRKRQGILPTRSVRENLTLGVLPQLGSGPFIDPQKEHQLVQQHIQQLGIKTHGPEQTIPSLSGGNQQKVLLSRWLALNPKILLLDEPTRGVDVGAKVEIYRLINQMAQEGMAILMVSSDLSELLGMSDRILVMHEGRIQGELSRPQFSQEAVMQLAAGQGVTP
- a CDS encoding sugar ABC transporter substrate-binding protein, producing MKKRSVLLVAATSATLIAYAQSTRTIAVLVPAFTSPFHVAIRDGASDFAKGLGWNVETPAPVKEGDFAEQANTLEQLIQKKVSAISVNPINPAALTGSIKKANTAGIPVFVHNGLTPLEDKNAKVVEYVGYNQWKGGVQAGEYAAKLLNGKGKVFILDGIPGFHSNRRAGGFKAALAKYPGITVVGETPADWEREKAVNVATAALQKDPDIKLFYGVSDEMAIGAGIAARRLGKDVFTIGIDGNDVTLDLIAKGEVTATLGVYPRKMGEVVVSQMQKVLSGQKVPQYLETPSIIVNKTNLAQYRAGKTWKAPRAGKAEVDNGKP
- a CDS encoding LacI family DNA-binding transcriptional regulator; its protein translation is MSPPQPTIKAVAKVAGVSAATVSRVINGTAQVQAAKVERVHQAMLQLGYRLPYLSAQKNAQHNKSTIGVLLPSLQEEACATLAHHLQRRLHEMGHQMICLVGNDDPQLETEALQTFQHQSLGGCVVFPRALSDESLLCQMPTHLPTLLLHRHLPEWNDKSLNFNHEKAGTLATEHLLERGHTRIAHITGPMSSDHTLGRYTGYIKALQQAGLGVDPALVFAGNARTFDVQQGEILTQRLLGTTHFTAIFAYNDWMAVGAMRAIRNRGLRVPEDVSVVGVGNFMVSQFCEPTLTTVHFPVRDLAQAAVDQMIRLLHGSALVPIPLISGHLEARGSSGLVRMVETTPLQT
- a CDS encoding beta-galactosidase; protein product: MPQSPTLPGPHILYGGDYNPEQWSEDLWLKDMQLMQQAGVNLVSIGIFGWSKLEPQEGVFDFQWLDLLLDLLHQHGIQANLGTATASPPAWMAHTYPETLPVNAQGTVYGFGSRQQYSPASPIYREKAARLVRQLAERYGKHPAVVMWHINNEYGCHIQECFSESTAQAFRGWLRHRYGDLQTLNQVWGTAFWSQTYHQWEHIQPPRMMPAFPNPTQVLDWRRFSSDMIQECMQMEVDLLREITPHLPVNTNFLGISRAVNQRALAATEDVVSIDIYPDPAQQNAPQDTALQADWARSLRDGQGWILMEQAPSQVQWRAINQPKRPGQMRLLSYSMIARGAQGVMFFQWRQSKAGAEKYHSGMVPHTGVSSRIWQEIQSLGQELKALPTLKPQMKAKVAIIIDWDSWQALEQDSHTHNHLKLLDQVQCYHQALWKENILTDLVTSYHDLSPYQLVLTPSLPILSETAAANLRQYVKEGGHLVMGYFSGITDQNDHIHAATRHGSYNPLMCDVLGIRIREFSGHDPEEALLLDNGLHASHWSEDVELQGATPLAHFTHELYPHSPAITRHNHGLGQAYHLATQLKADSMHQFLKTVLKTAQVKAPLQVPEGIEVVRWEDGTLFLLNHHPTPQTVTLPEPHTDLLGGPSHQSELFLAARGVAILQPQPVTVAP
- a CDS encoding ABC transporter substrate-binding protein, with the translated sequence MKNPLMLSLALVAGGAFAAPKGEITVWSWDVAAKALEATIPSFNKKYPDVKVKVVDLGNQNVYDRGLAGCAAGGADLPDVYSVENGEAEVFWARFPNCFIDLTTLGAGKYLKSFPAFKWTELSVGNKRYAMPWDSGPVVMFYRRDLYKEAGVSVSAIKTWDDFIKAGQKVNAKFGGKVKMGVIGNGSDDEWFRMLANQNGCFYFDNEASEVTINQQGCVDALNTIKKLLDAKLLTVGDWGGQITAFKKGDIATSMFGAWYEGTIRSNAPELSGKWGVYPMPAAKKGGVRAANLGGSALALPASSKNKEAAYAFIEHALATNEGQIAMLKQYGLVPSLLSAAKDPYVAQGQKYWGNQKVWKTILDTLGDVPAARGTQFFQEARQVMVVTQADFISGKYKTAKEALDAAAKQISGITGLPIAK